One window of the Sphaerochaeta associata genome contains the following:
- a CDS encoding helix-turn-helix domain-containing protein → MSVYSSIKQGLDEAVKYQDGKVNARKIRIVVKPVETFSGEDIKRIRQNVGLSQVVFASSLGVSKKTVEAWECGRNTPEGPSRRLLQLIRDYPEMIDQYLVKA, encoded by the coding sequence ATGAGTGTATATTCGAGTATAAAGCAGGGGCTTGATGAAGCCGTCAAATATCAGGATGGAAAGGTCAATGCAAGGAAGATCCGAATTGTTGTAAAGCCGGTGGAGACATTCAGTGGTGAGGATATCAAGAGAATCCGTCAGAATGTTGGTTTGAGCCAGGTTGTTTTCGCATCCTCCCTTGGGGTGTCAAAGAAGACGGTAGAAGCATGGGAGTGCGGCAGAAATACTCCCGAAGGGCCTTCACGCAGGCTTCTTCAGTTGATCAGGGACTATCCTGAGATGATTGATCAATACCTGGTCAAAGCATAG
- a CDS encoding amino acid ABC transporter permease, which translates to MFKLWMWERLFTDFSIFLAGFGMTLVVSLLALVLTLLISLAGGLVRCSHARTGKSILWLYMSLFQNTPLVVQIFFFYYVLPRMGVVLSPFSVGCLGLALYTGAFGIAVVEASILAIPKQQSEAAMSQGFSYLQTMFHVIIPQAMKIALPSLTNQAVNLIKNSSVLAMIAGGDLMYRTDSWASETAVYGPTFLVTGLLYLSICLPLSRLVKTLESKVR; encoded by the coding sequence GTGTTCAAATTATGGATGTGGGAACGCCTGTTCACTGATTTTTCAATATTCCTTGCCGGCTTCGGGATGACGTTGGTCGTCTCCCTGCTTGCCCTGGTCCTCACCCTACTCATAAGCCTTGCAGGAGGCTTGGTTCGCTGCTCGCATGCAAGAACCGGCAAGAGCATCCTCTGGCTGTACATGAGCCTCTTTCAAAACACTCCCTTGGTTGTACAGATTTTCTTCTTCTACTACGTCCTGCCCCGGATGGGAGTAGTCCTCTCCCCCTTTAGTGTCGGCTGTCTGGGCCTGGCCTTGTACACCGGAGCCTTCGGCATCGCCGTTGTGGAAGCCTCCATACTGGCCATACCCAAGCAGCAATCGGAAGCGGCGATGAGCCAAGGCTTTTCCTATCTGCAAACCATGTTCCATGTGATCATCCCCCAGGCAATGAAAATCGCCCTCCCCTCATTGACCAACCAGGCAGTGAACCTGATCAAGAACTCCTCGGTCCTCGCCATGATCGCAGGAGGTGATTTGATGTACCGAACCGACTCCTGGGCGAGCGAAACCGCAGTGTACGGCCCCACTTTCCTGGTGACAGGATTGCTGTATTTGAGTATCTGCCTCCCCTTGAGCAGGCTGGTAAAGACCCTTGAGTCAAAAGTGAGGTGA
- a CDS encoding ATP-binding protein: protein MIVRKSYMKQILDFLDKPVIKVITGMRRSGKSVLLELIKEEVLRRGVKESQIFSANFESLQFEDLKNYKALYGAIIAAAKAANGKLYLFIDEIQEVESWEKVINSVRIDCDCDMYITGSNARLLSGELATLLSGRYIEIPVYPLSFSEYLEFAGNNEDEKGLSHEQHFSNFLRYGGLPGIHEMKWEDAALLRYLTDIFNSVLLKDVIKRNKIRDIHLLERIVQYLLDNIGNTFSAKTISDFLKNQGRKLSSETVYNYINALQSAFLIHKVPRFDIKGKRLLETQEKYFVSDLGLRHATIGYRDNDIGALLENVVFLELLRRGYSVHIGKQGLSEVDFVAGKADERLYVQVCYILTEDNTDREFAPLEAIDDNYEKIVLSTDSLISFNRNGIKQRNIIDFLLEGNG from the coding sequence ATGATCGTTCGTAAAAGCTATATGAAACAGATTCTTGATTTCCTGGATAAACCAGTAATTAAGGTAATCACCGGCATGCGGCGGTCAGGCAAAAGCGTCCTCTTGGAGCTCATCAAGGAGGAAGTCCTTAGACGCGGGGTTAAAGAAAGTCAGATTTTCTCAGCCAACTTCGAATCATTGCAATTTGAAGACTTGAAAAACTATAAGGCATTGTACGGGGCAATAATCGCAGCGGCAAAGGCTGCAAACGGCAAATTGTACTTGTTCATCGACGAAATCCAGGAAGTCGAATCATGGGAGAAGGTAATCAACTCAGTACGCATTGATTGTGATTGCGATATGTATATTACCGGTTCCAATGCAAGGCTGCTTTCGGGAGAGTTGGCGACGTTGCTTTCGGGACGCTACATTGAAATCCCTGTCTACCCACTGTCATTCAGTGAGTATCTTGAGTTTGCAGGAAACAACGAGGATGAAAAAGGGCTTAGCCACGAACAACATTTCTCCAATTTCCTCCGGTATGGAGGGCTTCCGGGAATCCACGAGATGAAATGGGAAGATGCGGCCTTGCTCAGATACTTAACTGACATATTCAACTCTGTGCTGCTTAAGGATGTAATCAAGAGAAACAAGATACGCGATATACATCTGCTCGAAAGGATTGTGCAGTACCTGCTGGACAATATTGGGAACACGTTTTCAGCAAAGACTATTTCCGATTTTCTGAAAAACCAGGGAAGGAAACTCAGCTCGGAGACAGTATACAACTACATTAATGCACTGCAGAGTGCATTCTTGATTCACAAGGTTCCTCGCTTTGACATCAAGGGAAAACGGCTTCTCGAAACCCAAGAGAAATACTTTGTCTCTGACCTTGGTCTGCGCCATGCAACGATCGGGTACCGTGACAATGATATCGGCGCTCTATTGGAAAATGTCGTGTTCCTCGAGCTGCTTCGCAGGGGATACAGCGTACATATTGGGAAGCAAGGCCTCTCTGAGGTTGACTTCGTTGCTGGCAAAGCCGATGAGAGACTGTATGTCCAAGTGTGCTACATCCTTACAGAAGACAATACGGATCGCGAATTTGCTCCTCTTGAGGCCATTGATGATAATTATGAGAAGATAGTACTTTCCACCGACTCCTTGATCAGCTTCAATCGTAATGGTATCAAGCAAAGAAATATCATTGACTTCCTGTTGGAAGGCAACGGTTGA
- the citF gene encoding citrate lyase subunit alpha, which produces MKEVLTLKEAIARSGLTSGMRISFHHHLRLGDRVVGLVLDLLQEMHFADLTLCVSSIMGEACEAVLRAVRAGVVTRIETTGMKSPLSEAVLNNEVPHPVVFRTHGGRARAIEEGQTPVDVAFIAASAADRQGNLNGTSGPNPFGSMGYAHADAEYAGYVIAITDFLSEEPLAYQSIKAKLVDVLVKVDSIGESEQVGGGSLRVSQNPTEHLIAERTLAVMQAAGTLKPGFNYQAGSGGISLLVTNLLEQYMKQHALQGGFASGGITGTLVRMAKEGLFHTLWDVQSFDGEAALSVAENSFHKEMSASLYANPNNPACIAHQLDVMILSATEVDLDFNVNSVSGTDGRILGALGGGPDTAYGAKLTIVVLPSFRGRIPMINKEVNLICTPGSDVDVVVTERGIAVNPNREDLLKALKQANLKPITIEELMMRIHALTGEPMLPKKEGSVVAVVEDRYGKKLSPLYSSLDTQD; this is translated from the coding sequence ATGAAGGAAGTCCTGACTCTGAAAGAGGCGATCGCACGAAGTGGCCTAACGAGTGGGATGCGCATCAGCTTCCATCACCACCTTCGCCTGGGAGACAGGGTGGTCGGCCTTGTGTTGGATCTCCTTCAAGAGATGCACTTCGCCGATTTGACGTTGTGCGTTTCCTCCATTATGGGAGAGGCTTGCGAGGCTGTGCTTCGAGCAGTCAGAGCCGGGGTGGTAACGCGTATTGAGACCACCGGTATGAAGTCACCGCTCAGTGAAGCGGTGCTGAACAATGAGGTTCCCCATCCGGTTGTATTTCGCACCCATGGGGGGCGTGCCCGCGCGATTGAAGAGGGGCAGACTCCGGTCGATGTCGCCTTCATTGCAGCCTCGGCTGCCGATAGGCAAGGCAATCTGAACGGGACTTCGGGTCCCAATCCCTTCGGCTCGATGGGGTATGCACATGCCGATGCCGAATATGCAGGGTATGTAATCGCCATCACCGACTTTCTCAGTGAAGAACCTCTTGCCTATCAATCGATCAAGGCAAAGCTTGTCGATGTTCTGGTCAAGGTTGACTCCATCGGTGAGAGCGAGCAGGTCGGCGGTGGTTCTCTGAGAGTCTCTCAGAACCCCACTGAGCACCTCATTGCCGAGCGTACCTTGGCGGTTATGCAGGCAGCTGGGACCCTGAAACCGGGCTTCAACTATCAGGCGGGCAGCGGCGGCATTTCGCTGTTGGTTACCAATCTGCTTGAACAGTATATGAAGCAGCATGCGCTGCAAGGCGGCTTCGCTTCGGGTGGTATTACCGGGACCTTGGTCCGTATGGCCAAGGAGGGACTGTTTCATACGCTGTGGGATGTCCAGAGCTTTGACGGCGAGGCCGCCCTTTCTGTTGCTGAGAACTCATTTCATAAGGAGATGAGCGCCTCCTTGTATGCCAATCCCAACAACCCCGCCTGCATCGCCCATCAGCTGGATGTAATGATTCTCTCGGCTACCGAGGTAGACCTCGATTTCAATGTGAACTCCGTATCCGGCACCGACGGCCGCATTCTCGGGGCCTTGGGCGGCGGCCCCGATACCGCCTATGGGGCGAAGCTCACCATTGTGGTGCTGCCTTCCTTCCGTGGCCGTATTCCTATGATCAACAAAGAGGTTAATCTCATCTGCACTCCCGGCAGCGATGTGGATGTCGTGGTGACCGAACGGGGGATTGCGGTCAATCCAAACAGGGAAGACCTTCTCAAGGCTCTCAAGCAAGCCAATCTCAAGCCCATTACGATAGAAGAGCTGATGATGCGCATCCACGCTCTTACCGGAGAGCCGATGCTGCCAAAGAAAGAGGGCAGCGTGGTTGCCGTGGTGGAAGACAGGTATGGGAAGAAACTTTCACCGTTGTACTCGTCTCTGGATACCCAGGACTGA
- a CDS encoding type IV toxin-antitoxin system AbiEi family antitoxin domain-containing protein: protein MAALDSSMQEGLLVDRAWFGRQGIESTAVDYYLRSGKIESLVHGLYRKPGPPLKWQQVVYSLIVLGHDVHVGHLTALSYHGYEHTLKLGVAQRIRLYSTRSLPSWVGKVDIGPGFIKMKRNLFPDGSIGLINVSFGTWDWPIPYSSAERAFIELASTLETREDILQAKLMLEGAANLRPMLLQSLLEACGNIQTKRLFLWLARTIGHPWYKHIDISRINLGTGKRQVVSGGTLDAQFLITVPKEVQDGQQEPLF from the coding sequence ATGGCTGCATTGGATTCAAGTATGCAGGAAGGATTGCTCGTTGATAGAGCATGGTTTGGCCGGCAGGGGATAGAATCTACTGCCGTGGATTATTACCTCCGTTCCGGCAAAATTGAATCTTTGGTGCATGGTCTCTACAGAAAACCAGGGCCGCCGTTGAAATGGCAACAGGTCGTGTACTCGCTGATTGTACTCGGTCATGATGTTCATGTCGGACACTTGACTGCCTTGAGTTATCACGGGTATGAGCATACCTTGAAGCTTGGTGTTGCACAGCGTATTAGATTGTACAGTACCCGGAGTCTTCCGTCATGGGTTGGGAAGGTGGATATCGGTCCTGGCTTCATCAAGATGAAACGCAATCTGTTTCCCGATGGTTCAATCGGGCTAATTAACGTTTCATTCGGGACATGGGATTGGCCGATACCGTATTCATCTGCTGAACGTGCGTTTATCGAATTGGCAAGCACCCTTGAGACACGAGAAGACATCCTGCAGGCAAAATTAATGTTGGAAGGAGCTGCCAACCTGCGGCCTATGCTTTTGCAGTCACTCTTGGAAGCTTGTGGCAATATACAAACGAAGCGATTGTTTCTTTGGCTTGCCAGGACCATAGGTCACCCTTGGTATAAGCATATCGACATATCCCGGATCAACCTGGGGACTGGAAAACGTCAGGTAGTAAGCGGGGGTACTCTTGATGCTCAGTTTTTAATCACCGTACCCAAGGAGGTCCAGGATGGACAACAAGAACCCCTATTTTAG
- a CDS encoding type II toxin-antitoxin system RelB/DinJ family antitoxin has product MAGKADTSMTIRMNRDVKQQAQQIFSDLGMDMSTAINIFLRQAISFKGLPFEVALHTPNEVTLAAMDAAEHDKDMHGPFESVASLMDALDA; this is encoded by the coding sequence ATGGCAGGAAAAGCTGACACCAGTATGACGATACGGATGAACCGGGATGTAAAACAGCAAGCACAGCAGATTTTTTCCGACCTTGGGATGGACATGTCTACAGCAATCAATATTTTTTTAAGGCAGGCAATCAGTTTCAAGGGCCTTCCTTTTGAAGTAGCTCTTCATACTCCCAACGAAGTTACGTTGGCTGCAATGGATGCGGCTGAACATGACAAAGACATGCATGGCCCTTTTGAAAGTGTTGCCAGTTTGATGGACGCCTTGGATGCTTAA
- a CDS encoding HpcH/HpaI aldolase/citrate lyase family protein, with protein MRSWLYTPANTPSRMINAGIYGSDGVVFDLEDSIAPDQKDEARFLLEEMLGVIKADLQRQGILCRLAVRINGLDTAWWQADLSACLHAGVQLVRVPKVESQADVHRISAYLDQLEAELMLPPGTTKIQALLETPLAVEHAFLIASASARIVAFSFGAEDYCAALGLRRKEASLALDYPRSRIASAAAAFGLEAYDSVWGFLDDQAGLIEDAKRSRSLGFCGKSVIHPNQINVINEVFSFSAQEVEEAKRIVEAAEGTTSGVLSAKGRMVDKPVVLWARRVLEGRTQ; from the coding sequence ATGAGAAGTTGGCTCTATACACCGGCGAATACCCCCTCGCGGATGATCAATGCAGGAATATACGGCAGTGACGGGGTGGTGTTCGACCTCGAGGATTCCATTGCTCCTGACCAAAAGGACGAGGCACGCTTCCTGCTTGAGGAGATGCTGGGCGTCATCAAGGCGGATCTACAGAGGCAGGGCATCCTTTGCAGGCTGGCAGTGCGAATCAACGGCTTGGACACAGCATGGTGGCAGGCCGATTTGAGTGCATGTCTCCATGCAGGTGTACAGCTGGTCAGGGTACCCAAGGTTGAATCTCAAGCTGATGTACACCGAATCAGTGCATATCTGGACCAATTGGAAGCAGAGTTGATGCTTCCACCAGGAACCACCAAAATCCAAGCATTGCTGGAGACGCCGCTTGCAGTGGAGCATGCGTTCCTCATTGCGAGTGCTTCTGCAAGAATTGTCGCCTTCTCCTTTGGTGCCGAGGACTACTGTGCCGCCCTGGGACTGCGAAGGAAGGAAGCCTCGCTTGCCCTCGACTACCCGCGCTCGCGCATTGCCAGTGCCGCTGCAGCCTTCGGCTTGGAAGCCTACGACTCGGTCTGGGGTTTCTTGGACGACCAGGCAGGATTGATCGAGGATGCAAAACGCTCCCGTTCATTGGGCTTCTGCGGCAAGTCGGTCATTCATCCCAACCAGATCAATGTGATCAATGAAGTCTTTTCGTTCTCCGCCCAAGAGGTCGAGGAAGCGAAGAGGATAGTCGAGGCTGCAGAGGGCACGACCTCTGGTGTGCTCTCTGCAAAGGGAAGAATGGTGGACAAGCCGGTGGTGCTTTGGGCCAGGCGGGTGCTTGAAGGGAGAACGCAATGA
- a CDS encoding type II toxin-antitoxin system YafQ family toxin, whose translation MLKLEFTGQFKKDYKLAIKRGCNPSKLEQVITLLCNEQPLPEVYRDHALVNSRNYTGMRECHIQPDWLLVYKVVQQALILKLIRTGTHSDLF comes from the coding sequence ATGCTTAAGCTGGAATTTACAGGTCAGTTTAAGAAAGACTATAAATTGGCGATTAAGCGAGGTTGTAATCCAAGTAAGTTGGAGCAGGTCATCACGCTTTTATGCAATGAGCAGCCGTTGCCGGAGGTCTACAGAGATCATGCGCTTGTCAATTCCAGAAACTACACAGGTATGCGAGAATGCCATATTCAGCCGGATTGGTTACTTGTTTACAAAGTTGTTCAGCAAGCACTTATCCTGAAATTGATTAGAACTGGAACGCATAGCGATTTGTTTTGA
- a CDS encoding nucleotidyl transferase AbiEii/AbiGii toxin family protein: MDNKNPYFRQVELLVRILPLVGEHPCFALKGGTAINLFYRNMPRLSVDIDLVYVPIGERAPSLDTMTRNLKGIGDTVIARIPSAKITYSSLNHTDYINRLFIEAGRAVVKVELSPVLRGTVFEPTVMRITKAAEEIFGFAEIPVVSFEDLFAGKIMAALDRQHPRDLYDIKGLLEGEGISARMKEAFIVYLLSHNRRIVEILNPNLLDIKQTYETDFVGMTTDPIALTDLMETRAELIRIVHSLLDARDKQFLIDFKKGHPDWSYFSVPHIQDLPAIKWKMHNLGQTDAFQRRLMVDKLRSNLDW, translated from the coding sequence ATGGACAACAAGAACCCCTATTTTAGGCAAGTTGAACTATTGGTTCGTATTCTGCCTTTGGTGGGAGAGCATCCATGTTTCGCTCTGAAAGGGGGGACTGCAATCAATTTGTTCTACCGGAATATGCCACGTCTTTCTGTTGATATCGATTTGGTGTACGTGCCGATAGGGGAGCGGGCACCATCGCTCGATACGATGACCCGGAATCTCAAGGGAATAGGTGATACTGTAATTGCACGGATTCCCAGTGCCAAAATCACATACTCTTCATTGAACCACACTGATTATATTAACCGATTGTTCATCGAAGCGGGGCGGGCAGTTGTAAAAGTAGAATTGTCACCAGTATTGCGGGGGACAGTATTTGAGCCTACTGTGATGAGAATAACTAAGGCTGCTGAGGAGATATTTGGATTTGCTGAAATACCGGTGGTATCGTTTGAGGATTTGTTTGCAGGAAAAATTATGGCTGCGCTGGATAGGCAGCATCCAAGGGACCTCTATGATATCAAGGGGTTACTCGAGGGAGAGGGAATCTCTGCCAGAATGAAGGAAGCTTTCATCGTGTATCTACTCTCGCATAATCGGAGGATTGTTGAAATTCTCAATCCAAACTTACTTGATATCAAGCAAACCTATGAGACCGACTTTGTTGGTATGACGACCGATCCGATTGCTCTGACGGATCTGATGGAGACAAGAGCCGAATTGATTCGGATTGTGCATTCCCTACTTGATGCACGGGACAAACAGTTCCTCATCGATTTTAAGAAAGGCCATCCAGATTGGTCCTACTTCAGCGTTCCTCACATCCAAGACCTTCCTGCCATCAAATGGAAGATGCACAATCTCGGTCAGACTGATGCTTTTCAAAGGCGACTCATGGTCGATAAGCTTAGAAGTAATTTAGATTGGTAA
- a CDS encoding amino acid ABC transporter permease — protein sequence MLELFAPYSVSEVLVFLLKGLGMTLFIATISIILSFLFGSVLGIARYLGKGMGARLAAIYIDSVRNIPLLLFILSFRLLLPSVILGIRIPDKAVFSGIVAMTVFTSAMVAEILRGGLNGIPQGQWEAAASQGFSRYKTLRYIIFPQALRKILVPMLGQFVTCLKDTSFLQVVGISELMMNTTIIMGKFKFSYQVIVLYALTALIYYVANIAVLTIAKRIRF from the coding sequence ATGTTGGAATTATTCGCCCCCTACAGTGTTTCAGAAGTATTGGTGTTCCTGCTCAAGGGCTTGGGAATGACGTTGTTCATCGCAACCATATCCATCATCTTGAGCTTTCTCTTCGGCTCTGTCCTCGGAATAGCCCGATACCTTGGGAAAGGCATGGGAGCAAGGCTTGCGGCCATCTACATCGATTCGGTGCGCAACATCCCCCTGCTGCTGTTCATCCTCAGCTTCCGGCTGCTGCTTCCCTCCGTCATCCTGGGAATCCGCATCCCTGACAAGGCCGTGTTTTCGGGCATTGTTGCGATGACCGTCTTCACCAGTGCAATGGTGGCCGAAATCCTTCGGGGAGGATTGAACGGCATCCCCCAAGGACAGTGGGAAGCTGCAGCGAGCCAGGGATTCTCACGCTATAAGACCCTTCGCTACATCATCTTCCCCCAGGCACTGCGCAAAATCCTGGTTCCCATGCTCGGTCAGTTCGTGACCTGCCTGAAGGACACCTCCTTTCTGCAGGTGGTGGGGATATCGGAGCTGATGATGAACACCACCATCATAATGGGCAAGTTCAAGTTCTCCTATCAGGTCATAGTACTCTATGCCTTGACCGCCCTCATCTATTATGTGGCCAATATAGCAGTACTCACCATTGCCAAGAGAATACGGTTCTGA
- a CDS encoding amino acid ABC transporter ATP-binding protein: protein MSTPIISLRDVTMRFGSLQVLDAINLDIPYGSKTVIIGPSGGGKSTLLRCINLFERPQEGTVVVEGKELTAKKGRELCKIREGIGMVFQQFNLYPHMTVLDNLCLAPQKLRKETRSAAVQSAMEHLVQVGLQDKAHAYPAQLSGGQQQRVAIARALCMKPPVLLFDEPTSALDPEMISEVLEIMQTIAHEKNITMVVVTHEMGFARSIADRVLFLDGGRIVEDGSPDEVFNTPTQERTKQFLSKILKSA, encoded by the coding sequence ATGAGTACACCGATTATCAGCCTGAGGGATGTGACCATGCGATTTGGATCATTGCAAGTACTCGATGCAATCAACCTCGACATCCCCTATGGATCGAAAACCGTCATCATCGGCCCCTCGGGGGGCGGCAAGAGCACGTTGCTGCGATGCATCAACCTCTTCGAACGCCCCCAGGAAGGAACCGTCGTGGTGGAGGGCAAGGAGTTGACGGCCAAGAAGGGTCGTGAACTGTGCAAGATCCGCGAAGGAATCGGGATGGTCTTCCAGCAGTTCAATCTCTATCCCCATATGACGGTGCTGGACAACCTGTGCCTGGCTCCCCAGAAGCTGAGAAAAGAGACTCGCTCTGCCGCCGTGCAATCAGCGATGGAACACCTTGTACAAGTAGGATTGCAGGACAAGGCGCATGCCTACCCTGCCCAGCTCTCAGGCGGCCAACAGCAGCGCGTTGCCATAGCACGGGCACTGTGCATGAAACCACCGGTGCTCTTGTTCGACGAGCCCACCAGCGCCCTCGACCCCGAGATGATCAGCGAGGTGCTGGAGATCATGCAAACAATCGCCCACGAGAAGAACATAACCATGGTGGTGGTAACCCATGAAATGGGATTTGCCAGGTCCATCGCCGACAGGGTGCTCTTCCTTGACGGAGGACGCATTGTCGAAGACGGAAGCCCGGATGAAGTGTTCAACACCCCCACGCAGGAACGAACAAAGCAGTTCCTCTCAAAAATCCTGAAAAGCGCCTGA
- a CDS encoding type II toxin-antitoxin system RelE/ParE family toxin has protein sequence MVLFLEFVMMPEFDRQWKRLGLGDEDLRRLQKQLLENPKAGSVIRGTGGLRKVRIAFPGRGKSGSGRVAYVDFTPYRTIYLITAYAKADKDTLSAVQRNEIANMIAMLERSMKKQELHK, from the coding sequence ATGGTTTTATTTCTTGAATTTGTCATGATGCCGGAGTTCGATCGACAATGGAAACGCCTCGGACTTGGCGATGAGGATCTTCGAAGACTTCAGAAGCAGTTATTGGAGAATCCTAAGGCAGGCAGTGTGATAAGAGGCACCGGAGGGTTACGTAAGGTGCGGATTGCTTTCCCTGGGCGTGGTAAGAGCGGGAGTGGTCGGGTAGCGTATGTGGATTTCACACCGTATAGGACAATTTATTTGATTACGGCATATGCAAAAGCAGACAAGGATACTCTGTCGGCTGTGCAAAGAAATGAAATCGCAAATATGATTGCCATGCTTGAACGAAGTATGAAGAAACAGGAGCTGCACAAATGA
- a CDS encoding sugar phosphate nucleotidyltransferase, with translation MDFSLSGFVSFFTGKQSTCIMRHYEPSLTALQRTGVATIDSSDKVLLMEEKPREPKSNWAVPPFYVYKREDLPLIRKAIESGCNTDAPGSFIAWLCSHTSVYAYPMPGKRWDIGNLQSYEQVKQEFDGSRLLKQ, from the coding sequence CTGGATTTCTCCCTCTCCGGTTTTGTCTCCTTCTTTACAGGAAAGCAGTCCACCTGCATCATGCGCCACTATGAACCTTCCTTGACGGCACTGCAGAGAACAGGCGTGGCAACCATTGATTCTTCGGACAAGGTGTTGTTGATGGAGGAGAAACCCAGGGAGCCCAAGAGCAACTGGGCCGTCCCTCCCTTCTATGTCTACAAGAGGGAGGACCTTCCTCTCATACGCAAGGCCATAGAATCAGGGTGCAACACCGACGCTCCCGGCTCCTTCATAGCATGGCTGTGCAGCCATACTTCCGTCTACGCCTATCCCATGCCCGGAAAGCGCTGGGACATAGGAAACCTGCAAAGCTACGAGCAGGTCAAACAGGAGTTCGACGGCTCCCGTCTTCTCAAGCAATAA
- a CDS encoding nucleotidyltransferase substrate binding protein, translating into MHIEEQQDIRWIQRLSNYNRALDQLDAAVSLANQRLLSTLEQYGVVHCFENTHELGWNVLRDYLKDQGTQQLYGSKDTVREAFAVGLIEDGETWMEMIRDRNLSSHTYNIAVANAIVGRVINTYIHAFKKLKKTCEGLAHDIKT; encoded by the coding sequence ATGCATATAGAAGAACAACAAGATATCCGTTGGATTCAGCGTCTATCAAATTACAATCGGGCTCTCGACCAATTGGATGCTGCCGTCTCACTGGCAAACCAAAGACTTCTGAGTACATTGGAACAATACGGAGTTGTTCACTGTTTTGAAAACACCCATGAATTGGGTTGGAATGTTCTCCGCGATTATCTTAAAGATCAGGGAACTCAACAACTTTATGGTTCAAAAGACACTGTTCGAGAAGCTTTTGCCGTTGGTCTGATTGAAGACGGGGAAACTTGGATGGAGATGATACGTGATCGCAACCTGAGCAGCCATACCTACAATATTGCAGTGGCTAATGCAATTGTAGGGCGTGTCATCAATACGTATATCCACGCATTTAAAAAGCTTAAGAAAACTTGCGAAGGACTGGCTCATGATATCAAAACCTGA
- a CDS encoding transporter substrate-binding domain-containing protein: MKNVTCSVAVLLLIVLLSPLSAAGTKEAAASDPLSAVKAKGYLSVGCKVDVPSFGYKNINTGEIEGFEIDLAKAVAKRIFGDENAIRLTPVTAKTRGPLLDTGELDMVAATFTVTEERRKSWDFSTIYYVDAVAVMVKKSSPYAVFSDLAGKTIGVAQSATTKKSLEAGAAEAGITLKFSEFATYPEIKVALDSGRVDAFSVDFAILNGYMEDSTMLLAERFAKQDYGIAVKKGNTALLDAVNATIADLEATGAMSSMLTAWGLR; the protein is encoded by the coding sequence ATGAAGAACGTCACATGCTCTGTTGCTGTTCTGTTGCTCATCGTACTGCTCTCCCCCCTGTCCGCCGCAGGGACGAAAGAGGCTGCCGCTTCCGACCCCTTGTCCGCTGTGAAAGCGAAAGGCTATTTGAGTGTCGGCTGCAAAGTCGACGTTCCCTCCTTCGGCTACAAGAACATCAACACCGGGGAAATCGAAGGGTTTGAGATCGACCTGGCAAAAGCCGTTGCAAAGAGGATTTTCGGCGATGAGAATGCAATCAGACTCACACCGGTAACCGCAAAAACACGAGGTCCCCTCTTGGACACCGGTGAGCTGGACATGGTTGCCGCAACCTTCACCGTAACCGAAGAGCGCCGCAAGAGCTGGGACTTTTCCACCATCTACTATGTCGATGCAGTGGCCGTGATGGTTAAGAAATCATCACCCTATGCCGTCTTCTCCGACCTTGCAGGAAAAACCATCGGGGTGGCGCAGAGTGCTACCACCAAGAAGAGCCTGGAAGCCGGGGCCGCAGAAGCGGGAATTACGCTCAAGTTCAGTGAATTTGCCACCTACCCGGAGATCAAGGTAGCCCTGGACAGTGGAAGAGTCGACGCCTTCAGCGTGGACTTCGCCATCCTCAACGGCTACATGGAAGATTCAACCATGCTGCTTGCCGAACGCTTCGCCAAGCAGGATTACGGTATCGCCGTCAAGAAGGGCAATACCGCCCTGCTTGACGCAGTAAATGCCACCATAGCCGACTTGGAGGCCACCGGTGCAATGAGTTCGATGCTTACCGCATGGGGTTTGCGATAA